From the Verrucomicrobiota bacterium genome, one window contains:
- a CDS encoding winged helix-turn-helix domain-containing protein → MNAKKSMKNGGPAANWTYLTNHTHVLICLAQDSELTLRDVSTKVGITERAVQRIVADLEVAGVLTRHREGRNNRYKINRNSKLRHNVESHRTVGGLINYVLGKT, encoded by the coding sequence ATGAACGCAAAAAAAAGTATGAAAAATGGGGGTCCAGCAGCAAACTGGACATATCTAACTAACCACACGCATGTTCTTATCTGTTTAGCGCAGGACTCTGAGCTAACCCTACGAGATGTTTCGACCAAGGTTGGAATAACGGAAAGGGCTGTTCAGAGGATTGTGGCGGATTTGGAGGTGGCTGGAGTCCTAACTAGGCATAGGGAGGGTAGAAACAACCGCTACAAAATAAATAGAAACTCCAAGCTAAGGCATAATGTGGAATCGCACAGAACCGTAGGTGGACTTATCAATTATGTCTTAGGTAAAACCTGA
- a CDS encoding DUF4388 domain-containing protein, translating to MFAGSFNQMHFGEVARLLSSSKQSGVLIIIDQETNHLLASVYFHGGQLVHATADQQSGLDALNQICHMGQASFSFENDVSPPEQSLITYPTERLLEKVHKEVIVNGAFQAALPLPADIPVYQPGKSMMGLQASPDELALLIQCKGQSTINQIAAQMNLNVEDVCRTLGKFQHVGMIKTGENHTTESVEAAQDISESDPSAPNQLPQATQSTTNQPARYWRGKRIS from the coding sequence ATGTTTGCTGGCTCATTTAACCAGATGCACTTCGGAGAAGTGGCGCGGTTGCTTAGCTCATCTAAGCAATCAGGTGTATTGATTATTATCGATCAAGAAACCAATCATCTTTTAGCCTCTGTATACTTTCATGGTGGACAATTAGTTCATGCCACCGCTGATCAACAATCCGGATTAGATGCGCTAAATCAGATCTGCCATATGGGCCAAGCAAGCTTTTCATTCGAAAATGATGTGTCCCCTCCAGAACAAAGCCTCATCACGTACCCAACAGAAAGGCTTCTCGAGAAGGTCCACAAAGAAGTCATCGTAAATGGCGCTTTTCAGGCAGCTCTTCCTCTTCCTGCCGATATTCCAGTTTATCAACCTGGGAAAAGTATGATGGGCCTACAAGCTAGTCCAGACGAACTCGCTCTGCTGATTCAATGCAAAGGCCAAAGTACCATCAATCAGATAGCTGCTCAGATGAACCTCAACGTTGAAGATGTCTGTCGCACACTAGGCAAGTTCCAGCATGTAGGCATGATCAAAACAGGGGAAAATCATACGACAGAATCCGTTGAAGCCGCTCAAGATATTTCCGAATCAGACCCTTCTGCTCCAAATCAACTCCCTCAAGCGACTCAGTCAACAACCAACCAACCTGCCCGCTATTGGCGAGGCAAAAGAATTTCTTAG
- the amt gene encoding ammonium transporter, with protein sequence MKSNLTYFIAIAVLIALPLATHISYAQEIPQATRVMQAEEAIKAQKETQDLQAKNQAQDAQLINIQSEIQKIQRDYIELQKSLQDSGVNPSLKNDLKKIKDIDSLSKKLSNIQKENARLKDQLEVVAEDNKKQNIESKAKAEGGWLGASWVWVLIAGFMVMLMQAGFALVETGFTRAKNAAHTMMMNLLDYGIGMLVFWAFGFAIMFGGASNIDSIALGEEINSSVEFSIGGQTYSILGNAGYFLAGSNVYTGGVFTLFLFQMVFAATANTICTGTLTERWKIQAFCLTSVIVTGFIYPIFGHWVWGGGWLSTLGYVDFAGSTVVHMTGGVIALVGAYVVGPRVGKFNKDGSSNPIPGHNIPMAFLGTFLLAFGWFGFNAGSSLDGTDMHIGIIATNTALASAAGMIIATLTSKFKFGMPDPSFACNGLLAGLVGITAPCAYVDAWAAVFIGAVAGVIVVFSAIFIEEVLKLDDPVGAISVHGTCGAWGGLALGLFANGSNGVTGLFFGDPNQLFIQIIGIIVCLIFVGLSGYAAFWTVERIVGNRASDQQQKEGLDLAEMGIEAYSIESENNQLLNTVATTQQEEAMT encoded by the coding sequence ATGAAATCAAATCTAACTTATTTCATTGCCATAGCCGTATTGATTGCCTTACCCCTAGCTACCCATATTAGCTATGCTCAAGAAATTCCCCAAGCAACACGCGTCATGCAAGCCGAGGAAGCCATTAAGGCCCAAAAGGAAACTCAGGATCTTCAGGCAAAAAACCAGGCTCAGGACGCTCAATTAATCAACATCCAAAGCGAAATTCAAAAAATACAGCGTGACTATATCGAGCTACAAAAAAGCTTACAAGATAGCGGTGTCAACCCATCTCTAAAGAACGACCTTAAGAAAATTAAAGATATCGATTCTTTATCTAAAAAACTTTCCAACATCCAAAAGGAAAATGCCAGGCTCAAAGACCAATTGGAGGTAGTGGCAGAAGATAACAAAAAACAAAACATTGAATCCAAAGCGAAAGCCGAGGGCGGTTGGCTAGGTGCAAGCTGGGTATGGGTTCTCATAGCAGGTTTCATGGTCATGCTGATGCAAGCTGGTTTTGCTCTTGTGGAAACCGGCTTTACCCGAGCTAAAAATGCAGCTCACACCATGATGATGAATTTGCTGGATTATGGAATCGGTATGCTTGTGTTTTGGGCCTTTGGTTTTGCCATCATGTTCGGTGGAGCTAGTAACATCGACTCCATTGCTCTAGGCGAAGAAATTAATAGCAGCGTTGAATTTTCTATTGGTGGTCAGACATATTCTATCCTCGGAAATGCCGGTTATTTTCTTGCTGGATCTAATGTTTATACCGGAGGCGTATTCACCCTATTCCTATTCCAAATGGTTTTCGCAGCTACTGCCAATACCATATGCACCGGCACTTTGACAGAGCGCTGGAAAATTCAAGCATTCTGTCTTACCTCGGTTATCGTAACAGGCTTTATCTACCCGATTTTTGGCCACTGGGTTTGGGGAGGTGGATGGCTTAGCACCCTCGGCTACGTTGACTTTGCCGGCTCAACTGTCGTGCATATGACTGGTGGCGTGATTGCTCTTGTCGGTGCATATGTTGTTGGTCCACGTGTCGGTAAGTTCAACAAGGATGGATCTTCTAATCCAATTCCCGGACACAACATACCTATGGCATTCCTGGGAACCTTCTTATTGGCTTTTGGCTGGTTTGGCTTCAATGCCGGATCATCACTAGACGGCACAGATATGCATATCGGTATCATAGCAACCAATACAGCACTAGCCTCTGCTGCCGGAATGATTATTGCCACCCTAACAAGTAAATTTAAATTTGGCATGCCCGATCCTTCTTTCGCTTGTAACGGTCTACTAGCAGGCCTAGTAGGGATCACCGCGCCTTGTGCCTATGTCGACGCTTGGGCCGCAGTCTTCATTGGGGCGGTCGCTGGAGTTATTGTCGTATTTAGTGCTATCTTCATTGAAGAAGTTCTGAAGTTAGATGATCCCGTAGGTGCAATTTCCGTTCATGGCACCTGCGGTGCATGGGGAGGCTTAGCCCTTGGCCTATTTGCCAACGGCTCCAATGGTGTGACAGGCCTCTTTTTTGGAGACCCCAATCAATTGTTCATACAAATCATTGGCATTATCGTCTGTCTCATATTTGTTGGACTCAGCGGATATGCCGCTTTCTGGACCGTTGAAAGAATAGTTGGAAACAGAGCAAGTGACCAACAGCAAAAAGAAGGTTTAGACTTAGCGGAAATGGGAATAGAAGCCTACAGCATAGAATCGGAGAATAATCAGTTGCTCAATACAGTTGCCACTACCCAACAAGAAGAGGCTATGACCTAG
- a CDS encoding monovalent cation/H+ antiporter complex subunit F, producing the protein MISQELVHPWALNTGYVFIGMAILLSTWRLFRGPSVFDRIIALDLIAALVLCIAGLVVLETGRTLFLDVAMVVAVATFLGTIAFAKHLEQEGNLE; encoded by the coding sequence ATGATTTCCCAAGAACTGGTTCATCCATGGGCATTGAATACAGGATATGTCTTTATAGGAATGGCCATATTACTATCTACCTGGCGGCTGTTTCGAGGACCAAGTGTTTTTGATCGCATCATCGCATTGGATCTCATCGCTGCACTCGTGCTCTGCATTGCTGGACTAGTCGTACTAGAAACTGGCCGCACCCTTTTCCTTGATGTGGCTATGGTGGTGGCTGTAGCTACCTTCCTTGGCACCATAGCTTTTGCAAAACACCTTGAACAAGAAGGAAACCTAGAATGA
- a CDS encoding DUF4388 domain-containing protein — translation MLTKPSMDIATAFWPRDDFEWLELAVESIPEISVTSIGVLENEPIKMYDLIVFDGDSPGPYFFLYLTKLVYANKVGSMLVLGGPDSVIMQAIDWQDADVLFIEKPYEVEQVKASVVAKLNDIKARAQFINSAEEISSEAQKPKSLGYLSTLKLADLVQMLCLSQWTGKIEVEYLKTGEMGYIYLNVGLLIHAEDEKYAAEKALYEMLQWGRCEFHFIEEHPLVVQTINRPWQELLLEGARRLDESQIQSVIPSLEDIEEQVV, via the coding sequence ATGCTCACTAAACCTAGCATGGATATTGCAACTGCCTTTTGGCCTAGAGATGATTTTGAGTGGTTGGAGTTAGCAGTAGAATCCATTCCAGAAATCTCGGTTACTTCTATCGGCGTATTAGAAAACGAGCCCATTAAGATGTATGATCTGATTGTATTTGATGGGGATAGTCCGGGACCTTATTTTTTCCTTTATTTAACCAAGCTAGTATACGCCAACAAGGTAGGATCCATGCTGGTGCTTGGGGGTCCTGATAGCGTGATCATGCAGGCGATCGATTGGCAGGATGCGGATGTGCTTTTCATAGAAAAACCATATGAAGTGGAGCAAGTGAAAGCATCCGTGGTAGCTAAGCTGAATGATATTAAGGCAAGAGCTCAGTTCATCAATTCCGCCGAGGAAATTTCTTCAGAGGCGCAAAAGCCCAAGTCGTTGGGTTATCTATCCACTCTTAAGCTAGCGGATCTGGTTCAAATGCTTTGTCTTAGCCAATGGACCGGTAAAATTGAAGTGGAGTATCTGAAAACAGGGGAAATGGGATATATCTATCTAAACGTAGGACTCCTTATTCATGCAGAAGATGAGAAATATGCTGCTGAAAAAGCCTTATATGAAATGCTTCAGTGGGGACGTTGTGAATTTCACTTTATAGAAGAACATCCATTGGTTGTTCAGACGATCAATAGACCTTGGCAAGAGCTTCTGTTAGAGGGTGCTAGACGACTAGACGAGTCGCAAATCCAATCGGTTATCCCTTCGTTAGAAGACATAGAAGAACAAGTAGTCTAA
- the mnhG gene encoding monovalent cation/H(+) antiporter subunit G, translating into MIWLLSLLLVIGSSFALIASIGLIKMPDLYTRMHAATKAGAFGGGIILLTCALASPNYWVWLKVVVIILFFFMTAPIAAHMVGRAAYLNKIPFSKRTIIDHLEGKYSTRKSGAKSHKEAKTSEN; encoded by the coding sequence ATGATCTGGCTACTTTCTCTTCTCCTAGTCATAGGATCAAGCTTTGCCCTGATCGCATCGATCGGCTTGATCAAGATGCCTGACCTCTACACCCGCATGCATGCCGCCACTAAAGCGGGTGCTTTTGGTGGTGGCATCATCCTGCTAACCTGTGCCCTAGCCAGTCCTAACTACTGGGTTTGGCTTAAAGTTGTAGTAATCATCTTATTCTTTTTTATGACGGCTCCCATAGCTGCACACATGGTCGGGCGTGCTGCTTATCTCAATAAAATACCTTTTTCTAAGAGAACCATCATTGACCATTTGGAGGGCAAGTACAGCACAAGAAAAAGTGGGGCCAAGAGTCATAAGGAAGCCAAAACCTCGGAGAATTAA
- a CDS encoding Na+/H+ antiporter subunit C, which translates to METLLAFIIGIIMAAGIYCLLRRSIVRLAIGIILISQAANLIIFSSAGLDRGKPPIISAEETALETAYADPLPQALVLTAIVIGFGFISFVLALIYRTNALLGHDDINNFNQTDKAS; encoded by the coding sequence ATGGAAACCCTGCTTGCATTTATTATCGGCATAATTATGGCTGCTGGTATCTATTGCTTACTAAGAAGGAGTATCGTAAGACTTGCCATTGGTATTATCCTCATTAGCCAGGCTGCCAATCTTATTATCTTCAGCTCTGCTGGCTTGGATAGAGGCAAGCCTCCTATCATCTCTGCGGAAGAAACGGCTTTAGAAACTGCTTATGCAGATCCACTGCCCCAAGCTCTAGTCTTAACCGCTATTGTCATAGGTTTTGGTTTCATATCATTTGTTCTTGCCCTTATCTACAGAACAAATGCGCTGCTAGGGCATGATGACATCAACAACTTTAACCAGACGGATAAGGCTTCGTGA
- a CDS encoding Na+/H+ antiporter subunit E — MRILKFIHFFFFYLYEIILCNLKVAYDVLTPKHYMKPGFIAVELDDMSDLQISILANLLTMTPGTLSLDVCSNKKSLYIHAMYIDDQEKLLTEIKENYIKRIKEVFP, encoded by the coding sequence ATGAGAATCTTAAAGTTTATTCATTTTTTCTTTTTTTACCTTTATGAAATCATTCTTTGTAATCTCAAGGTGGCTTATGACGTGCTAACTCCCAAACATTACATGAAACCTGGCTTTATTGCCGTCGAGCTAGATGATATGTCAGACTTACAAATCTCTATCCTTGCTAATCTACTTACCATGACTCCAGGAACGTTGAGCTTAGATGTCTGTTCCAACAAAAAATCCCTCTACATCCATGCCATGTATATCGATGACCAAGAAAAACTTCTTACCGAAATCAAAGAGAATTATATAAAGCGCATCAAGGAGGTGTTCCCATGA
- a CDS encoding glycosyltransferase: MKVCDATQFYSAVGGGVKRYITEKRKYVLEHTEDEHLLVIPGERTEVIQEGRLTTCTIKSYRIGDRNARYRVLINLGLAMEMIREQKPDVIESGDPYHLGWQLVGVGDEMEIPVVGFYHSHFPEAYMRTVLKYCGQWFRDVGLAYAQDYIERLYNHFDRTLVPSRFLVDLLQDWGVSSAQYVHLGVDTEVFKPGRCKTSLRPKDMEKDAKLLLYVGRLSGDKNTRTLVDAFRLLHDHQPRHFHLMVIGDGAQRHLIEELQEETSAVSWIRFCNHTEVLADYYRAADIFVHPGVCETFGLVTLESQACATPVIGIRGTYMDANIFAGIEHWAKENTPRALADAIAVYSFQDLKKIGKQASVRVRERFSWKDVCNTIWDIYRQAIEDKRNNIRYGG; the protein is encoded by the coding sequence ATGAAAGTTTGCGATGCGACTCAATTCTATTCTGCTGTAGGCGGCGGTGTTAAGCGGTATATTACAGAAAAGCGAAAATATGTCTTGGAGCATACGGAGGATGAGCATTTGCTGGTCATTCCAGGCGAGCGCACTGAAGTGATTCAAGAGGGTAGACTCACCACCTGCACTATCAAGTCCTACAGGATAGGGGATCGCAATGCACGATATCGTGTATTAATTAATCTTGGGCTGGCCATGGAGATGATCCGCGAACAAAAACCAGATGTAATTGAATCTGGAGACCCCTACCATTTAGGATGGCAATTAGTGGGAGTAGGGGATGAAATGGAGATTCCTGTGGTTGGTTTTTATCATTCGCACTTTCCCGAGGCCTATATGCGGACGGTTTTAAAATACTGCGGCCAGTGGTTTCGAGATGTTGGGCTAGCTTATGCCCAAGATTATATTGAACGTCTTTATAATCATTTTGATCGTACCTTAGTGCCTTCGCGCTTTCTGGTAGATCTGTTACAAGATTGGGGTGTATCGAGTGCTCAGTATGTTCATTTGGGAGTGGATACAGAGGTGTTTAAACCTGGGCGCTGCAAAACTTCTCTGCGCCCTAAGGATATGGAGAAGGACGCGAAATTGTTACTATATGTCGGAAGGTTATCCGGAGATAAGAATACCCGAACCTTGGTAGATGCCTTTCGTTTATTACATGATCACCAACCTAGACATTTTCATTTAATGGTTATTGGAGATGGGGCTCAACGGCATCTAATCGAGGAGTTGCAAGAAGAAACCTCTGCTGTGAGCTGGATCCGCTTTTGTAATCATACAGAAGTCTTGGCGGACTATTATCGTGCAGCAGATATCTTTGTACATCCAGGAGTATGTGAAACGTTTGGTTTGGTGACGTTGGAAAGTCAAGCCTGTGCGACCCCCGTTATTGGAATTCGCGGGACGTATATGGATGCCAACATCTTTGCTGGCATAGAGCACTGGGCTAAAGAAAACACCCCGAGGGCGCTTGCCGACGCCATTGCCGTTTATAGCTTTCAGGATTTAAAAAAAATCGGTAAGCAAGCTAGTGTTAGGGTGAGAGAACGCTTTTCTTGGAAGGATGTCTGCAACACCATTTGGGATATTTACCGGCAAGCCATTGAAGATAAACGCAATAATATTCGCTACGGTGGTTGA
- a CDS encoding Na+/H+ antiporter subunit D: protein MNSIILPILIPLVVAVGCLFARSSLKIQKLISLIGASITFVLSCWILQHVYQHGITVLEIGSWKGPFGIVLVADLFSAIMLVISNLISLAVLVYSLTDVPKEIQQRFYFPLYQFLMVGVNGSFLTGDLFNLYVWFEVMLLSSFVLLALGQKPSQLEGSIKYVSLNLFASILFLSGLGILYGKLGTLNMADIAYKLSNESDSMFINSSAILFLAAFGIKAAVFPFFFWLPASYHTPAVAISAVFAGLLTKVGVYALIRSFTLFFVQDISFTHNLLLLIAAATMITGVLGAATQFEMRKILSFHIVSQIGYMILGLALLTPLALAGAIFYLVHHIVVKTNLFLISGIVIHKKGTDQLKKIGGLYQSAPFLSLLFFIPAFSLGGIPPLSGFWAKFSVLKAGLEIEAYAMVAVALIVGILTLYSMTKIWAEAFWKSDPVTTSAEEHPDSKPQKYLLFSYSPVIALALITLVIGFYTEPFFSLAQMTAEQLLDSNEYINSVLGKELP, encoded by the coding sequence GTGAATAGCATTATTCTGCCCATCCTTATCCCTTTAGTTGTTGCCGTAGGATGTCTCTTTGCACGGTCTTCCTTAAAAATCCAAAAACTTATTTCCCTGATAGGAGCAAGCATCACCTTTGTTCTCTCCTGTTGGATTCTCCAGCATGTTTATCAACATGGCATCACCGTATTGGAAATCGGAAGCTGGAAAGGACCCTTCGGTATTGTATTAGTTGCCGATCTCTTCAGCGCGATTATGCTGGTGATATCTAATCTCATTAGCCTCGCTGTCTTAGTCTATTCACTCACAGATGTACCCAAAGAAATTCAGCAACGCTTCTATTTCCCTCTCTATCAATTTTTAATGGTCGGAGTCAATGGTTCATTCCTAACAGGAGACCTATTCAATCTTTATGTTTGGTTTGAGGTCATGCTACTTTCTTCTTTTGTTTTATTAGCGCTGGGACAAAAGCCAAGTCAGCTAGAGGGTTCTATCAAATACGTTTCCCTCAATTTATTTGCTTCCATCCTTTTCCTAAGTGGCCTTGGCATTCTTTATGGAAAGCTAGGCACTTTAAATATGGCAGATATTGCTTACAAACTCTCAAATGAATCGGATTCCATGTTCATTAACAGCTCTGCCATTCTTTTCCTTGCCGCCTTTGGCATAAAAGCCGCCGTCTTTCCATTCTTCTTCTGGCTACCTGCATCTTACCACACACCTGCTGTTGCCATTTCTGCAGTTTTTGCCGGACTGCTCACAAAGGTTGGCGTTTACGCGTTGATCCGAAGCTTCACTTTATTCTTCGTTCAAGACATTTCCTTCACACATAACCTACTGCTTCTCATTGCCGCAGCGACTATGATCACGGGCGTGCTGGGCGCAGCCACTCAATTTGAAATGCGCAAGATTCTCTCATTTCATATCGTCAGCCAGATTGGCTACATGATTCTCGGGCTAGCCTTGCTAACCCCACTTGCCTTGGCTGGAGCCATCTTTTATCTTGTGCACCATATCGTAGTAAAAACGAATTTATTCTTAATCAGTGGGATCGTTATTCACAAAAAAGGGACAGACCAACTTAAAAAAATAGGTGGTCTTTACCAGTCGGCCCCCTTCCTTAGCTTGCTTTTTTTTATCCCGGCCTTCTCTCTTGGAGGAATCCCCCCCCTATCCGGCTTCTGGGCTAAATTCTCTGTATTAAAAGCAGGCTTAGAAATAGAAGCTTATGCCATGGTAGCAGTCGCTCTAATCGTTGGCATACTCACCCTCTATTCTATGACAAAAATTTGGGCCGAAGCCTTTTGGAAATCTGACCCTGTAACTACCTCGGCTGAAGAGCACCCCGACTCTAAACCTCAGAAGTATCTGCTCTTTTCTTACAGCCCAGTCATCGCTCTTGCGCTCATAACACTTGTTATAGGTTTCTACACTGAACCTTTCTTTTCACTCGCCCAGATGACGGCGGAACAGCTTCTTGACTCCAATGAATATATCAATTCTGTCTTAGGAAAGGAACTCCCATGA
- a CDS encoding putative monovalent cation/H+ antiporter subunit A, whose protein sequence is MDLFAQLVLIFAAAVLAPLLFRFFSLEKGWLLALAPLAVCISLLLEVPEVMDKGYVNLTHEWVPSLQIAIDLRLDGLSLLMGLLITGIGTLILLYANDYLKGHPKLLHFYSYILLFMGSMLGLVFSNHLIVLFIFWELTSISSYLLIGFNHQDADSRKKALQALLVTGFGGVAMLAGFILLGKSANTYLISDLEQMGAHALYLPIIILVLLGAFTKSAQFPFHFWLPNAMAAPTPVSAYLHSATMVKAGVYLMARLTPSLGNTDYWNNTLILFGSVTMLVGAFKGLFQTDLKKILAYTTLSVLGVLTMLLGIGTELALQAAVIFLLGHALYKAALFMVAGSIDHECGTREVTILGNLRKLMPITALAAGLAALSKAGVPLFFGFIGKEYLYKATLDYDAFTLFSIAIILAAFITNALLLALAFKAGIHPFWHKTNQTTPKKAHEAPAFMWLGPLSLGLLGLGIGILPGYLERPLIEPAVSSIYGQALDLKVALWHGFNLPLLLSALTIACGITVYTFRQKIWQKVSESKDKSKDRAEGIYEAIVASILKLASWQTNVLQSGYLRNYFLIIIGSSGVLLFIKLVYLGGLPSQLSFSDVHAMEWGLAIVMIFATLLAATTNSRLTSLLSLGIVGFGIALVFMLYGAADLAVTQILVETLTVVLFMLVVYKLPRFKYYSSKRERLCDALFSISIGGLFTALVLKAQNIQIAPPISDRLAEWSYSLAKGKNVVNVILVDFRALDTLGEITVIAIAALGVVALLGTIFKQKKENP, encoded by the coding sequence ATGGATCTTTTCGCCCAACTTGTATTGATTTTTGCTGCGGCAGTTTTAGCTCCCCTGCTTTTTCGTTTCTTCAGCTTGGAAAAAGGCTGGCTTCTAGCACTGGCCCCCCTTGCTGTATGCATAAGCCTACTGCTTGAGGTCCCCGAGGTCATGGATAAAGGCTACGTAAATCTTACCCATGAATGGGTGCCAAGCTTGCAAATCGCCATAGATTTGCGGTTAGATGGTCTTTCACTTCTGATGGGGCTGCTCATCACAGGTATCGGAACACTTATTCTCCTGTATGCTAACGATTACCTCAAGGGACACCCCAAGCTGCTTCACTTTTACAGCTATATCCTGCTTTTTATGGGCTCTATGCTTGGATTGGTTTTTTCCAATCATTTGATCGTTCTTTTTATATTTTGGGAGCTCACCAGTATCAGTTCTTATTTGCTCATCGGTTTTAATCATCAGGATGCGGATTCTCGCAAAAAGGCACTCCAAGCGCTACTTGTCACAGGCTTTGGGGGCGTCGCCATGCTGGCTGGCTTTATTCTTTTAGGTAAATCTGCTAACACCTATCTCATCAGCGACCTAGAGCAGATGGGAGCACACGCATTGTATCTGCCAATTATCATTCTAGTGCTATTAGGTGCCTTTACTAAATCTGCACAATTCCCTTTTCATTTCTGGCTGCCAAATGCTATGGCAGCGCCAACACCAGTCAGCGCCTATCTACACTCGGCTACTATGGTCAAAGCCGGAGTTTATCTTATGGCCAGATTGACTCCTTCCCTAGGGAATACTGATTACTGGAATAACACGCTCATTTTATTTGGAAGTGTCACTATGCTAGTAGGTGCTTTCAAAGGACTTTTTCAAACAGATTTAAAGAAGATATTGGCCTACACCACCCTAAGCGTTTTGGGCGTCCTGACCATGCTATTGGGTATCGGTACTGAACTGGCTTTACAAGCCGCAGTTATTTTTCTTCTAGGACACGCTCTTTACAAGGCGGCTCTCTTTATGGTGGCGGGTTCTATAGACCATGAATGTGGGACCCGCGAAGTTACTATACTTGGTAACCTTAGAAAGCTCATGCCTATCACAGCCTTAGCTGCAGGCCTGGCAGCATTATCAAAGGCGGGGGTTCCACTTTTCTTTGGTTTCATAGGTAAAGAATATCTTTATAAAGCCACATTGGATTATGATGCATTTACCCTCTTCTCAATAGCTATCATCTTAGCAGCTTTTATTACCAATGCCCTCCTTCTTGCTCTTGCATTTAAGGCAGGCATCCATCCCTTTTGGCACAAAACCAACCAAACTACTCCGAAGAAAGCACATGAAGCTCCTGCCTTCATGTGGCTAGGTCCCCTAAGTCTAGGACTCCTAGGCCTAGGCATTGGCATCTTGCCAGGTTACCTGGAGCGACCTCTGATTGAACCTGCCGTTTCATCCATTTATGGCCAAGCCCTTGATCTAAAGGTTGCGCTATGGCACGGCTTTAATTTGCCCCTTTTGTTGAGTGCACTGACCATAGCATGTGGTATCACCGTCTATACATTTCGACAGAAAATCTGGCAAAAAGTCTCCGAATCCAAAGATAAATCTAAAGACCGAGCCGAGGGAATTTATGAAGCAATTGTTGCGAGCATTCTAAAATTGGCTAGCTGGCAAACCAATGTGCTACAAAGCGGTTACTTAAGAAATTACTTCCTGATCATTATTGGAAGCTCAGGAGTCCTCTTATTCATCAAGCTGGTCTATCTTGGTGGACTCCCTTCTCAATTATCTTTTTCAGATGTTCATGCAATGGAGTGGGGATTAGCCATTGTCATGATCTTTGCAACTTTGCTAGCGGCAACCACCAACTCCCGACTAACCTCTCTTCTATCCCTCGGGATCGTGGGTTTCGGCATTGCACTTGTCTTTATGCTATACGGAGCAGCTGACCTAGCCGTTACACAGATTCTAGTGGAGACCCTAACGGTTGTCCTATTTATGTTGGTAGTCTACAAGCTTCCAAGATTTAAATATTATTCGAGCAAACGTGAACGTCTATGCGACGCTTTATTTTCTATCTCTATCGGTGGCTTATTCACTGCATTAGTCCTCAAAGCGCAAAATATTCAAATTGCTCCACCCATATCAGATCGACTTGCCGAATGGAGCTACTCCTTAGCCAAAGGTAAAAATGTGGTAAATGTTATTCTTGTTGATTTCCGAGCTCTAGACACACTTGGCGAAATCACCGTCATTGCCATCGCTGCGCTAGGCGTAGTTGCGCTACTCGGAACGATTTTTAAACAGAAAAAGGAGAACCCTTAA
- a CDS encoding MnhB domain-containing protein: protein MPSVLLSIASRILLWPFVVLSITVLYRGHNLPGGGFIGGLIAAFPFILIMLADGVKEASRRLVISPITLLCWGLSIAVLSGLLASFASDSFMTGLWLPGFTLPILGKVHLGTPLLFDVGVYLTVVGFTLAVIFKFEDLE from the coding sequence ATGCCTTCAGTCCTTTTAAGCATTGCCAGTAGAATCCTTCTTTGGCCATTTGTTGTTTTATCAATCACTGTATTGTATAGAGGCCATAACCTACCCGGTGGAGGTTTTATCGGAGGACTCATAGCCGCATTTCCTTTTATTCTCATCATGCTTGCGGATGGAGTAAAGGAAGCCTCACGGCGGCTAGTTATTTCTCCCATCACACTATTGTGCTGGGGTCTGAGTATAGCAGTGTTGTCAGGACTTCTTGCTTCCTTTGCCAGCGACTCCTTTATGACCGGATTGTGGTTACCTGGTTTTACACTTCCTATCTTGGGGAAAGTTCATCTCGGAACACCTTTGCTATTCGATGTTGGGGTTTACTTAACGGTCGTCGGTTTCACCCTAGCTGTTATCTTTAAATTTGAGGATCTTGAATAA